One genomic segment of Odocoileus virginianus isolate 20LAN1187 ecotype Illinois chromosome 33, Ovbor_1.2, whole genome shotgun sequence includes these proteins:
- the E4F1 gene encoding transcription factor E4F1 isoform X4, which produces MRRWWRGRTHPCSWVLLTWGRAEGGIRSWVGSVLGSPGRPGMPACSAASVWSLRFGAWGLSFLRARRDSGTSRWLLSSVCPPGLHMRFPGIPQTKCGSVVKTATFVAQRVYPWHPHGLDTLDILSLWKWVAAGAAGSEEPITVAHIVVEAAALAGDISHSPDIVGGGHIKEVIVASEAEPGDSVVAEGPGSPSRRGPGLSAEGEQAQVKLLVNKDGRYVCMLCHKTFKTGSILKAHMVTHSSRKDHECKLCGASFRTKGSLIRHHRRHTDERPYKCAKCGKSFRESGALTRHLKSLTPCTEKIRFSMSKDMVVGKEDMPAGSSASTVGAVTPSSVAGEPMETSPVIHLVTDAKGTVIHEVHVQMQELPLGMKALAPEPPGPQELPCSSEGSRENLLHQAMQNSGIVLERAPGEEGTLGPATPTVSSPQLPGDAAPELPLLEVEQVAGEASSVPRTHPCPQCSETFPTVATLEAHKRGHAGPRPFTCPQCGKAFPKAYLLKKHQEVHVHERRFRCGDCGKLYKTIAHVRGHRRVHSDERPYPCPECGKRYKTKNAQQVHFRTHLEEKPHVCPFCSRGFREKGSLVRHVRHHTGEKPFKCYRCGRGFAEHGTLNRHLRTKGGCLLEVEELLVSEESPAAAAAVLTEDPHTVLVEFSSVVADTQEYIIEATADDAETSEATEIIEGTQTEVDSHIMKVVQQIVHQASTGHQIIVQNVTMDQEARLGPEAAAADTITIATPESLTEQVAMTLASAISEGTVLTARSGTSGAEQATVTMVSSEDIEILEHAGELVIASPEGQLEVQTVIV; this is translated from the exons ATGAGGAGGTGGTGGCGTGGCAGGACACACCCGTGCAGCTGGGTCCTTCTGACATGGGGACGGGCAGAGGGTGGCATCCGGTCATGGGTGGGGAGtgttctgggctcccctggtcgGCCTGGGATGCCGGCCTGCTCAGCAGCCTCTGTGTGGAGCCTGCGCTTTGGGGCCTGGGGTCTCTCCTTCCTTAGGGCCCGTCGTGACTCAGGGACGTCACGATGGCTTTTGTCCTCTGTCTGCCCTCCTGGCCTACACATGAGGTTCCCGGGGATCCCACAAACGAAGTGTGGCTCTGTCGTGAAAACGGCCACCTTTGTTGCACAGCGTGTGTACCCATGGCACCCTCATGGGCTTGACACTCTCGACATCCTAAGCCTATGGAAGTGG GTGGCAGCGGGAGCAGCGGGCTCAGAGGAGCCCATCACTGTGGCCCACATCGTGGTGGAGGCGGCAGCGCTCGCGGGAGACATCAGCCATTCGCCTGACATAGTTG GAGGCGGACACATCAAAGAGGTCATTGTGGCCTCAGAGGCGGAGCCGGGGGACAGCGTGGTGGCTGAGGGCCCAGGCAGCCCCAGCCGGCGGGGGCCCGGGCTCTCTGCGGAGGGTGAGCAGGCCCAGGTCAAGCTGCTGGTGAACAAGGATGGCCGCTACGTGTGCATGCTCTGCCACAAGACCTTCAAGACG GGCAGCATCCTCAAGGCCCACATGGTCACGCACAGCAGCCGCAAAGACCACGAGTGCAAACTGTGCGGGGCCTCCTTCCGCACCAAAGGCTCGCTCATCCGGCACCACCGGAGGCACACAG ATGAGCGCCCCTATAAGTGTGCCAAGTGTGGGAAGAGCTTCCGGGAGTCGGGGGCACTAACCCGGCACCTGAAGTCTCTCACTCCGTGTACAGAAAAAATCCGCTTCAGCATGAGCAAAGACATGGTCGTCGGCAAAGAGGACATGCCTGCAG GGTCCAGCGCCTCCACTGTGGGGGCTGTTACCCCGTCATCGGTGGCAGGCGAGCCCATGGAGACGTCGCCAGTGATTCACCTGGTGACAGATGCCAAGGGCACCGTCATCCATGAAGTCCACGTCCAGATGCAAGAGCTTCCCCTGGGCATGAAGGCCCTCGCCCCGGAG CCCCCTGGCCCCCAGGAGCTTCCCTGCTCCAGCGAGGGCAGCCGCGAGAACCTTCTGCACCAGGCCATGCAGAACTCTGGCATCGTGCTCGAGCGGGCTCCCGGGGAGGAGGGAACCCTGGGGCCAGCCACCCCCACCGTGTCCAGTCCTCAGCTGCCCGGAGATGCTGCCCCGGAACTGCCGCTGCTGGAGGTGGAGCAG GTGGCTGGCGAGGCCTCGTCTGTGCCCAGGACCCACCCATGCCCTCAGTGCAGTGAGACCTTCCCAACGGTGGCCACCCTGGAGGCCCACAAGAGAGGCCATGCAG GGCCGAGGCCCTTCACCTGCCCACAGTGCGGCAAGGCCTTCCCTAAGGCCTACCTGCTCAAGAAGCACCAGGAGGTCCATGTTCATGAGCGCCGCTTCCGCTGCGGGGACTGCGGGAAGCTCTACAAGACCATCGCCCATGTCCGTGGCCACCGGCGTGTCCACTCGGACGAGCGGCCCTACCCCTGTCCTGAGTGTGGCAAGCGCTACAAGACCAAG AATGCCCAGCAGGTACACTTCCGGACGCACCTGGAGGAGAAGCCGCACGTGTGCCCGTTCTGCAGCCGCGGCTTCCGGGAGAAGGGCTCGCTGGTGCGGCACGTGCGGCACCACACGGGCGAGAAACCCTTCAAATGCTACAGGTGTGGCCGTGGTTTTGCCGAGCATGGCACGCTCAACCGCCACCTGCGGACCAAGG GGGGCTGCCTGCTGGAGGTGGAGGAGCTGCTGGTGTCTGAGGAGAGCCCCGCTGCAGCCGCTGCCGTCCTGACCGAGGACCCCCACACCGTGTTGGTCGAGTTCTCGTCCGTGGTAGCTGACACGCAGGAGTACATCATCGAG GCCACCGCAGATGATGCAGAGACCAGTGAAGCCACGGAGATCATCGAGGGCACCCAGACggag GTGGACAGTCACATCATGAAGGTGGTGCAGCAGATAGTGCACCAGGCCAGCACTGGGCACCAGATCATTGTGCAGAATGTGACCATGGACCAGGAGGCGCGGCTGGGCCCAGAGGCAGCCGCGGCCGACACCATCACCATCGCCACCCCTGAGAGCCTGACGGAGCAGGTGGCCATGACTTTGGCCTCGGCCATCAGCGAGGGCACTGTGCTCACTGCCCGCTCAGGCACCAGTGGCGCTGAGCAGGCCACTGTGACCATGGTTTCGTCAGAGGACATTGAGATCCTGGAGCATGCCGGCGAGCTGGTTATTGCTTCCCCGGAGGGCCAGCTTGAGGTGCAGACGGTCATTGTCTAA
- the DNASE1L2 gene encoding LOW QUALITY PROTEIN: deoxyribonuclease-1-like 2 (The sequence of the model RefSeq protein was modified relative to this genomic sequence to represent the inferred CDS: inserted 2 bases in 1 codon): MGGPLTLLAALWALGAAGAQALRIGAFNIQSFGDSKVSDPGCGGVIAQILAGYDVMLVQEVRDPDLSAVSALMEQINSVSRHEYSFVSSEPLGRDQYKEMYLFVYRKDTVSVVDTYQYPDTEDAFSREPFVVKFSAPGCGEAPPPPRPRRRPRPRRRPLTPSPSXAAAMELVLIPLHAAPHQAVAEIDALYDVYLDVIDKWGTDDILFLGDFNADCKYVRAQDWPAIRLRSSEVFKWLIPDSADTTVGNSDCAYDRIVVCGSRLRKSLKHQSATVHDFQEEFGLDQTQALAISDHFPVEVTLKSH; the protein is encoded by the exons ATGGGCGGGCCCCTGACCTTATTGGCCGCGCTCTGGGCGCTGGGGGCTGCCGGAGCCCAGGCGCTGCGCATCGGAGCTTTCAACATCCAGAGCTTCGGCGACAGCAAAGTGTCAGACCCGGGCTGCGGCGGCGTCATCGCGCAA ATCCTGGCTGGCTATGACGTCATGCTCGTGCAGGAGGTGCGAGACCCCGACCTGAGCGCCGTGTCTGCGCTCATGGAGCAGATCAACAG CGTGTCCAGGCACGAGTACAGCTTCGTGAGCAGTGAGCCCCTGGGTCGGGACCAGTATAAGGAAATGTACCTGTTCGTCTACAG GAAGGACACGGTGTCGGTCGTGGACACGTACCAGTACCCGGACACCGAGGACGCCTTCAGCCGGGAGCCGTTCGTGGTCAAGTTCTCGGCACCCGGCTGCGGTGaggccccccccccgccccgcccccgccgccggccccgcccccgccgccggccCCTGACACCCAGCCCCTC TGCAGCAGCCATGGAGTTGGTGTTGATTCCGCTGCACGCGGCGCCGCACCAAGCTGTGGCCGAGATCGACGCGCTCTACGACGTGTACCTGGACGTGATTGACAAGTGGGGCACCGAT GACATCCTGTTTCTGGGCGACTTCAATGCCGACTGCAAATACGTGCGAGCACAGGACTGGCCGGCCATCCGCCTGCGCAGCAGCGAGGTCTTCAAATGGCTCATCCCGGACAGTGCTGACACTACGGTGGGCAACTCGGACTGCGCCTACGACCGCATTGTGGTCTGTGGCTCCCGCCTGCGCAAGAGCCTGAAGCATCAGTCAGCCACTGTGCACGACTTCCAGGAGGAATTCGGCCTGGACCAGACTCAG GCTCTGGCCATCAGTGACCATTTTCCTGTGGAGGTGACCCTCAAGTCCCACTGA
- the E4F1 gene encoding transcription factor E4F1 isoform X2, producing MRRWWRGRTHPCSWVLLTWGRAEGGIRSWVGSVLGSPGRPGMPACSAASVWSLRFGAWGLSFLRARRDSGTSRWLLSSVCPPGLHMRFPGIPQTKCGSVVKTATFVAQRVYPWHPHGLDTLDILSLWKWVAAGAAGSEEPITVAHIVVEAAALAGDISHSPDIVGGGHIKEVIVASEAEPGDSVVAEGPGSPSRRGPGLSAEGEQAQVKLLVNKDGRYVCMLCHKTFKTGSILKAHMVTHSSRKDHECKLCGASFRTKGSLIRHHRRHTDERPYKCAKCGKSFRESGALTRHLKSLTPCTEKIRFSMSKDMVVGKEDMPAGSSASTVGAVTPSSVAGEPMETSPVIHLVTDAKGTVIHEVHVQMQELPLGMKALAPEPPGPQELPCSSEGSRENLLHQAMQNSGIVLERAPGEEGTLGPATPTVSSPQLPGDAAPELPLLEVEQVETVAGEASSVPRTHPCPQCSETFPTVATLEAHKRGHAGPRPFTCPQCGKAFPKAYLLKKHQEVHVHERRFRCGDCGKLYKTIAHVRGHRRVHSDERPYPCPECGKRYKTKNAQQVHFRTHLEEKPHVCPFCSRGFREKGSLVRHVRHHTGEKPFKCYRCGRGFAEHGTLNRHLRTKGGCLLEVEELLVSEESPAAAAAVLTEDPHTVLVEFSSVVADTQEYIIEATADDAETSEATEIIEGTQTEVDSHIMKVVQQIVHQASTGHQIIVQNVTMDQEARLGPEAAAADTITIATPESLTEQVAMTLASAISEGTVLTARSGTSGAEQATVTMVSSEDIEILEHAGELVIASPEGQLEVQTVIV from the exons ATGAGGAGGTGGTGGCGTGGCAGGACACACCCGTGCAGCTGGGTCCTTCTGACATGGGGACGGGCAGAGGGTGGCATCCGGTCATGGGTGGGGAGtgttctgggctcccctggtcgGCCTGGGATGCCGGCCTGCTCAGCAGCCTCTGTGTGGAGCCTGCGCTTTGGGGCCTGGGGTCTCTCCTTCCTTAGGGCCCGTCGTGACTCAGGGACGTCACGATGGCTTTTGTCCTCTGTCTGCCCTCCTGGCCTACACATGAGGTTCCCGGGGATCCCACAAACGAAGTGTGGCTCTGTCGTGAAAACGGCCACCTTTGTTGCACAGCGTGTGTACCCATGGCACCCTCATGGGCTTGACACTCTCGACATCCTAAGCCTATGGAAGTGG GTGGCAGCGGGAGCAGCGGGCTCAGAGGAGCCCATCACTGTGGCCCACATCGTGGTGGAGGCGGCAGCGCTCGCGGGAGACATCAGCCATTCGCCTGACATAGTTG GAGGCGGACACATCAAAGAGGTCATTGTGGCCTCAGAGGCGGAGCCGGGGGACAGCGTGGTGGCTGAGGGCCCAGGCAGCCCCAGCCGGCGGGGGCCCGGGCTCTCTGCGGAGGGTGAGCAGGCCCAGGTCAAGCTGCTGGTGAACAAGGATGGCCGCTACGTGTGCATGCTCTGCCACAAGACCTTCAAGACG GGCAGCATCCTCAAGGCCCACATGGTCACGCACAGCAGCCGCAAAGACCACGAGTGCAAACTGTGCGGGGCCTCCTTCCGCACCAAAGGCTCGCTCATCCGGCACCACCGGAGGCACACAG ATGAGCGCCCCTATAAGTGTGCCAAGTGTGGGAAGAGCTTCCGGGAGTCGGGGGCACTAACCCGGCACCTGAAGTCTCTCACTCCGTGTACAGAAAAAATCCGCTTCAGCATGAGCAAAGACATGGTCGTCGGCAAAGAGGACATGCCTGCAG GGTCCAGCGCCTCCACTGTGGGGGCTGTTACCCCGTCATCGGTGGCAGGCGAGCCCATGGAGACGTCGCCAGTGATTCACCTGGTGACAGATGCCAAGGGCACCGTCATCCATGAAGTCCACGTCCAGATGCAAGAGCTTCCCCTGGGCATGAAGGCCCTCGCCCCGGAG CCCCCTGGCCCCCAGGAGCTTCCCTGCTCCAGCGAGGGCAGCCGCGAGAACCTTCTGCACCAGGCCATGCAGAACTCTGGCATCGTGCTCGAGCGGGCTCCCGGGGAGGAGGGAACCCTGGGGCCAGCCACCCCCACCGTGTCCAGTCCTCAGCTGCCCGGAGATGCTGCCCCGGAACTGCCGCTGCTGGAGGTGGAGCAGGTGGAGACA GTGGCTGGCGAGGCCTCGTCTGTGCCCAGGACCCACCCATGCCCTCAGTGCAGTGAGACCTTCCCAACGGTGGCCACCCTGGAGGCCCACAAGAGAGGCCATGCAG GGCCGAGGCCCTTCACCTGCCCACAGTGCGGCAAGGCCTTCCCTAAGGCCTACCTGCTCAAGAAGCACCAGGAGGTCCATGTTCATGAGCGCCGCTTCCGCTGCGGGGACTGCGGGAAGCTCTACAAGACCATCGCCCATGTCCGTGGCCACCGGCGTGTCCACTCGGACGAGCGGCCCTACCCCTGTCCTGAGTGTGGCAAGCGCTACAAGACCAAG AATGCCCAGCAGGTACACTTCCGGACGCACCTGGAGGAGAAGCCGCACGTGTGCCCGTTCTGCAGCCGCGGCTTCCGGGAGAAGGGCTCGCTGGTGCGGCACGTGCGGCACCACACGGGCGAGAAACCCTTCAAATGCTACAGGTGTGGCCGTGGTTTTGCCGAGCATGGCACGCTCAACCGCCACCTGCGGACCAAGG GGGGCTGCCTGCTGGAGGTGGAGGAGCTGCTGGTGTCTGAGGAGAGCCCCGCTGCAGCCGCTGCCGTCCTGACCGAGGACCCCCACACCGTGTTGGTCGAGTTCTCGTCCGTGGTAGCTGACACGCAGGAGTACATCATCGAG GCCACCGCAGATGATGCAGAGACCAGTGAAGCCACGGAGATCATCGAGGGCACCCAGACggag GTGGACAGTCACATCATGAAGGTGGTGCAGCAGATAGTGCACCAGGCCAGCACTGGGCACCAGATCATTGTGCAGAATGTGACCATGGACCAGGAGGCGCGGCTGGGCCCAGAGGCAGCCGCGGCCGACACCATCACCATCGCCACCCCTGAGAGCCTGACGGAGCAGGTGGCCATGACTTTGGCCTCGGCCATCAGCGAGGGCACTGTGCTCACTGCCCGCTCAGGCACCAGTGGCGCTGAGCAGGCCACTGTGACCATGGTTTCGTCAGAGGACATTGAGATCCTGGAGCATGCCGGCGAGCTGGTTATTGCTTCCCCGGAGGGCCAGCTTGAGGTGCAGACGGTCATTGTCTAA
- the E4F1 gene encoding transcription factor E4F1 isoform X3, whose protein sequence is MRRWWRGRTHPCSWVLLTWGRAEGGIRSWVGSVLGSPGRPGMPACSAASVWSLRFGAWGLSFLRARRDSGTSRWLLSSVCPPGLHMRFPGIPQTKCGSVVKTATFVAQRVYPWHPHGLDTLDILSLWKWVAAGAAGSEEPITVAHIVVEAAALAGDISHSPDIVGGGHIKEVIVASEAEPGDSVVAEGPGSPSRRGPGLSAEGEQAQVKLLVNKDGRYVCMLCHKTFKTGSILKAHMVTHSSRKDHECKLCGASFRTKGSLIRHHRRHTDERPYKCAKCGKSFRESGALTRHLKSLTPCTEKIRFSMSKDMVVGKEDMPAGSSASTVGAVTPSSVAGEPMETSPVIHLVTDAKGTVIHEVHVQMQELPLGMKALAPEPPGPQELPCSSEGSRENLLHQAMQNSGIVLERAPGEEGTLGPATPTVSSPQLPGDAAPELPLLEVEQQVAGEASSVPRTHPCPQCSETFPTVATLEAHKRGHAGPRPFTCPQCGKAFPKAYLLKKHQEVHVHERRFRCGDCGKLYKTIAHVRGHRRVHSDERPYPCPECGKRYKTKNAQQVHFRTHLEEKPHVCPFCSRGFREKGSLVRHVRHHTGEKPFKCYRCGRGFAEHGTLNRHLRTKGGCLLEVEELLVSEESPAAAAAVLTEDPHTVLVEFSSVVADTQEYIIEATADDAETSEATEIIEGTQTEVDSHIMKVVQQIVHQASTGHQIIVQNVTMDQEARLGPEAAAADTITIATPESLTEQVAMTLASAISEGTVLTARSGTSGAEQATVTMVSSEDIEILEHAGELVIASPEGQLEVQTVIV, encoded by the exons ATGAGGAGGTGGTGGCGTGGCAGGACACACCCGTGCAGCTGGGTCCTTCTGACATGGGGACGGGCAGAGGGTGGCATCCGGTCATGGGTGGGGAGtgttctgggctcccctggtcgGCCTGGGATGCCGGCCTGCTCAGCAGCCTCTGTGTGGAGCCTGCGCTTTGGGGCCTGGGGTCTCTCCTTCCTTAGGGCCCGTCGTGACTCAGGGACGTCACGATGGCTTTTGTCCTCTGTCTGCCCTCCTGGCCTACACATGAGGTTCCCGGGGATCCCACAAACGAAGTGTGGCTCTGTCGTGAAAACGGCCACCTTTGTTGCACAGCGTGTGTACCCATGGCACCCTCATGGGCTTGACACTCTCGACATCCTAAGCCTATGGAAGTGG GTGGCAGCGGGAGCAGCGGGCTCAGAGGAGCCCATCACTGTGGCCCACATCGTGGTGGAGGCGGCAGCGCTCGCGGGAGACATCAGCCATTCGCCTGACATAGTTG GAGGCGGACACATCAAAGAGGTCATTGTGGCCTCAGAGGCGGAGCCGGGGGACAGCGTGGTGGCTGAGGGCCCAGGCAGCCCCAGCCGGCGGGGGCCCGGGCTCTCTGCGGAGGGTGAGCAGGCCCAGGTCAAGCTGCTGGTGAACAAGGATGGCCGCTACGTGTGCATGCTCTGCCACAAGACCTTCAAGACG GGCAGCATCCTCAAGGCCCACATGGTCACGCACAGCAGCCGCAAAGACCACGAGTGCAAACTGTGCGGGGCCTCCTTCCGCACCAAAGGCTCGCTCATCCGGCACCACCGGAGGCACACAG ATGAGCGCCCCTATAAGTGTGCCAAGTGTGGGAAGAGCTTCCGGGAGTCGGGGGCACTAACCCGGCACCTGAAGTCTCTCACTCCGTGTACAGAAAAAATCCGCTTCAGCATGAGCAAAGACATGGTCGTCGGCAAAGAGGACATGCCTGCAG GGTCCAGCGCCTCCACTGTGGGGGCTGTTACCCCGTCATCGGTGGCAGGCGAGCCCATGGAGACGTCGCCAGTGATTCACCTGGTGACAGATGCCAAGGGCACCGTCATCCATGAAGTCCACGTCCAGATGCAAGAGCTTCCCCTGGGCATGAAGGCCCTCGCCCCGGAG CCCCCTGGCCCCCAGGAGCTTCCCTGCTCCAGCGAGGGCAGCCGCGAGAACCTTCTGCACCAGGCCATGCAGAACTCTGGCATCGTGCTCGAGCGGGCTCCCGGGGAGGAGGGAACCCTGGGGCCAGCCACCCCCACCGTGTCCAGTCCTCAGCTGCCCGGAGATGCTGCCCCGGAACTGCCGCTGCTGGAGGTGGAGCAG CAGGTGGCTGGCGAGGCCTCGTCTGTGCCCAGGACCCACCCATGCCCTCAGTGCAGTGAGACCTTCCCAACGGTGGCCACCCTGGAGGCCCACAAGAGAGGCCATGCAG GGCCGAGGCCCTTCACCTGCCCACAGTGCGGCAAGGCCTTCCCTAAGGCCTACCTGCTCAAGAAGCACCAGGAGGTCCATGTTCATGAGCGCCGCTTCCGCTGCGGGGACTGCGGGAAGCTCTACAAGACCATCGCCCATGTCCGTGGCCACCGGCGTGTCCACTCGGACGAGCGGCCCTACCCCTGTCCTGAGTGTGGCAAGCGCTACAAGACCAAG AATGCCCAGCAGGTACACTTCCGGACGCACCTGGAGGAGAAGCCGCACGTGTGCCCGTTCTGCAGCCGCGGCTTCCGGGAGAAGGGCTCGCTGGTGCGGCACGTGCGGCACCACACGGGCGAGAAACCCTTCAAATGCTACAGGTGTGGCCGTGGTTTTGCCGAGCATGGCACGCTCAACCGCCACCTGCGGACCAAGG GGGGCTGCCTGCTGGAGGTGGAGGAGCTGCTGGTGTCTGAGGAGAGCCCCGCTGCAGCCGCTGCCGTCCTGACCGAGGACCCCCACACCGTGTTGGTCGAGTTCTCGTCCGTGGTAGCTGACACGCAGGAGTACATCATCGAG GCCACCGCAGATGATGCAGAGACCAGTGAAGCCACGGAGATCATCGAGGGCACCCAGACggag GTGGACAGTCACATCATGAAGGTGGTGCAGCAGATAGTGCACCAGGCCAGCACTGGGCACCAGATCATTGTGCAGAATGTGACCATGGACCAGGAGGCGCGGCTGGGCCCAGAGGCAGCCGCGGCCGACACCATCACCATCGCCACCCCTGAGAGCCTGACGGAGCAGGTGGCCATGACTTTGGCCTCGGCCATCAGCGAGGGCACTGTGCTCACTGCCCGCTCAGGCACCAGTGGCGCTGAGCAGGCCACTGTGACCATGGTTTCGTCAGAGGACATTGAGATCCTGGAGCATGCCGGCGAGCTGGTTATTGCTTCCCCGGAGGGCCAGCTTGAGGTGCAGACGGTCATTGTCTAA
- the E4F1 gene encoding transcription factor E4F1 isoform X1 translates to MRRWWRGRTHPCSWVLLTWGRAEGGIRSWVGSVLGSPGRPGMPACSAASVWSLRFGAWGLSFLRARRDSGTSRWLLSSVCPPGLHMRFPGIPQTKCGSVVKTATFVAQRVYPWHPHGLDTLDILSLWKWVAAGAAGSEEPITVAHIVVEAAALAGDISHSPDIVGGGHIKEVIVASEAEPGDSVVAEGPGSPSRRGPGLSAEGEQAQVKLLVNKDGRYVCMLCHKTFKTGSILKAHMVTHSSRKDHECKLCGASFRTKGSLIRHHRRHTDERPYKCAKCGKSFRESGALTRHLKSLTPCTEKIRFSMSKDMVVGKEDMPAGSSASTVGAVTPSSVAGEPMETSPVIHLVTDAKGTVIHEVHVQMQELPLGMKALAPEPPGPQELPCSSEGSRENLLHQAMQNSGIVLERAPGEEGTLGPATPTVSSPQLPGDAAPELPLLEVEQVETQVAGEASSVPRTHPCPQCSETFPTVATLEAHKRGHAGPRPFTCPQCGKAFPKAYLLKKHQEVHVHERRFRCGDCGKLYKTIAHVRGHRRVHSDERPYPCPECGKRYKTKNAQQVHFRTHLEEKPHVCPFCSRGFREKGSLVRHVRHHTGEKPFKCYRCGRGFAEHGTLNRHLRTKGGCLLEVEELLVSEESPAAAAAVLTEDPHTVLVEFSSVVADTQEYIIEATADDAETSEATEIIEGTQTEVDSHIMKVVQQIVHQASTGHQIIVQNVTMDQEARLGPEAAAADTITIATPESLTEQVAMTLASAISEGTVLTARSGTSGAEQATVTMVSSEDIEILEHAGELVIASPEGQLEVQTVIV, encoded by the exons ATGAGGAGGTGGTGGCGTGGCAGGACACACCCGTGCAGCTGGGTCCTTCTGACATGGGGACGGGCAGAGGGTGGCATCCGGTCATGGGTGGGGAGtgttctgggctcccctggtcgGCCTGGGATGCCGGCCTGCTCAGCAGCCTCTGTGTGGAGCCTGCGCTTTGGGGCCTGGGGTCTCTCCTTCCTTAGGGCCCGTCGTGACTCAGGGACGTCACGATGGCTTTTGTCCTCTGTCTGCCCTCCTGGCCTACACATGAGGTTCCCGGGGATCCCACAAACGAAGTGTGGCTCTGTCGTGAAAACGGCCACCTTTGTTGCACAGCGTGTGTACCCATGGCACCCTCATGGGCTTGACACTCTCGACATCCTAAGCCTATGGAAGTGG GTGGCAGCGGGAGCAGCGGGCTCAGAGGAGCCCATCACTGTGGCCCACATCGTGGTGGAGGCGGCAGCGCTCGCGGGAGACATCAGCCATTCGCCTGACATAGTTG GAGGCGGACACATCAAAGAGGTCATTGTGGCCTCAGAGGCGGAGCCGGGGGACAGCGTGGTGGCTGAGGGCCCAGGCAGCCCCAGCCGGCGGGGGCCCGGGCTCTCTGCGGAGGGTGAGCAGGCCCAGGTCAAGCTGCTGGTGAACAAGGATGGCCGCTACGTGTGCATGCTCTGCCACAAGACCTTCAAGACG GGCAGCATCCTCAAGGCCCACATGGTCACGCACAGCAGCCGCAAAGACCACGAGTGCAAACTGTGCGGGGCCTCCTTCCGCACCAAAGGCTCGCTCATCCGGCACCACCGGAGGCACACAG ATGAGCGCCCCTATAAGTGTGCCAAGTGTGGGAAGAGCTTCCGGGAGTCGGGGGCACTAACCCGGCACCTGAAGTCTCTCACTCCGTGTACAGAAAAAATCCGCTTCAGCATGAGCAAAGACATGGTCGTCGGCAAAGAGGACATGCCTGCAG GGTCCAGCGCCTCCACTGTGGGGGCTGTTACCCCGTCATCGGTGGCAGGCGAGCCCATGGAGACGTCGCCAGTGATTCACCTGGTGACAGATGCCAAGGGCACCGTCATCCATGAAGTCCACGTCCAGATGCAAGAGCTTCCCCTGGGCATGAAGGCCCTCGCCCCGGAG CCCCCTGGCCCCCAGGAGCTTCCCTGCTCCAGCGAGGGCAGCCGCGAGAACCTTCTGCACCAGGCCATGCAGAACTCTGGCATCGTGCTCGAGCGGGCTCCCGGGGAGGAGGGAACCCTGGGGCCAGCCACCCCCACCGTGTCCAGTCCTCAGCTGCCCGGAGATGCTGCCCCGGAACTGCCGCTGCTGGAGGTGGAGCAGGTGGAGACA CAGGTGGCTGGCGAGGCCTCGTCTGTGCCCAGGACCCACCCATGCCCTCAGTGCAGTGAGACCTTCCCAACGGTGGCCACCCTGGAGGCCCACAAGAGAGGCCATGCAG GGCCGAGGCCCTTCACCTGCCCACAGTGCGGCAAGGCCTTCCCTAAGGCCTACCTGCTCAAGAAGCACCAGGAGGTCCATGTTCATGAGCGCCGCTTCCGCTGCGGGGACTGCGGGAAGCTCTACAAGACCATCGCCCATGTCCGTGGCCACCGGCGTGTCCACTCGGACGAGCGGCCCTACCCCTGTCCTGAGTGTGGCAAGCGCTACAAGACCAAG AATGCCCAGCAGGTACACTTCCGGACGCACCTGGAGGAGAAGCCGCACGTGTGCCCGTTCTGCAGCCGCGGCTTCCGGGAGAAGGGCTCGCTGGTGCGGCACGTGCGGCACCACACGGGCGAGAAACCCTTCAAATGCTACAGGTGTGGCCGTGGTTTTGCCGAGCATGGCACGCTCAACCGCCACCTGCGGACCAAGG GGGGCTGCCTGCTGGAGGTGGAGGAGCTGCTGGTGTCTGAGGAGAGCCCCGCTGCAGCCGCTGCCGTCCTGACCGAGGACCCCCACACCGTGTTGGTCGAGTTCTCGTCCGTGGTAGCTGACACGCAGGAGTACATCATCGAG GCCACCGCAGATGATGCAGAGACCAGTGAAGCCACGGAGATCATCGAGGGCACCCAGACggag GTGGACAGTCACATCATGAAGGTGGTGCAGCAGATAGTGCACCAGGCCAGCACTGGGCACCAGATCATTGTGCAGAATGTGACCATGGACCAGGAGGCGCGGCTGGGCCCAGAGGCAGCCGCGGCCGACACCATCACCATCGCCACCCCTGAGAGCCTGACGGAGCAGGTGGCCATGACTTTGGCCTCGGCCATCAGCGAGGGCACTGTGCTCACTGCCCGCTCAGGCACCAGTGGCGCTGAGCAGGCCACTGTGACCATGGTTTCGTCAGAGGACATTGAGATCCTGGAGCATGCCGGCGAGCTGGTTATTGCTTCCCCGGAGGGCCAGCTTGAGGTGCAGACGGTCATTGTCTAA